A genomic window from Pseudomonadales bacterium includes:
- the hisS gene encoding histidine--tRNA ligase: protein MSIQAVRGMRDVLPEEARRWQRVESGILSVLRSFAYEEVHLPLLEFTELFSRGVGEATDIVEKEMYSLADRDGDSLTLRPEGTAGCVRMLQQHGLLFNQTQRVFYRGPMFRYERPQKGRYRQFYQIGAEAFGLSGPDVDAELIALAWQCWQALGIASDVRLEINSLGSAESRRRYREALVGYLTPYKRELDADSQRRLDTNPLRILDSKAERTRDILVQAPSLQDFVDQESREHFDGLCGLLNELQIPWQHNGQLVRGLDYYTHSVFEWVTDALGSQGTICAGGRYDGLVEQLGGRPTPGVGFALGLERALLLHEQRQSIGDEVADVYLCVLEPAQQGWAFNIAQKLRDQLPALRIRVHAGGGKLKNQLRRADASGANWALIVGEEEARAGKVSVKPLRATAGAEVRTDQQTVGLEALVQLLSN, encoded by the coding sequence GCAGCGCGTTGAGTCCGGCATTCTCTCGGTGCTGCGCAGTTTTGCCTATGAAGAAGTCCATCTGCCACTGCTGGAGTTCACCGAGCTGTTCAGCCGGGGTGTGGGGGAAGCCACCGACATCGTCGAGAAGGAAATGTACAGCCTTGCGGATCGGGACGGCGACAGTCTCACGCTGCGTCCGGAAGGCACAGCGGGCTGCGTGCGCATGCTGCAGCAGCATGGCCTGCTGTTCAATCAGACCCAGCGTGTGTTTTATCGTGGCCCCATGTTCCGCTACGAACGGCCCCAGAAGGGCCGTTACCGGCAGTTCTATCAGATCGGGGCTGAAGCTTTCGGTCTGTCGGGCCCGGATGTGGATGCCGAACTCATCGCCCTGGCATGGCAATGCTGGCAGGCGCTGGGTATCGCCTCCGATGTGCGGCTCGAGATCAACTCTCTGGGCTCAGCGGAGAGCCGGCGTCGCTATCGCGAGGCCCTGGTCGGCTATCTGACGCCTTATAAGCGTGAACTGGATGCGGACAGTCAGCGCCGGCTCGACACCAATCCGCTGCGTATTCTCGACTCCAAAGCCGAGCGCACCCGGGACATTCTGGTGCAGGCCCCATCGCTGCAGGATTTTGTGGATCAGGAAAGCCGCGAACACTTCGATGGTCTGTGCGGACTGCTCAACGAACTGCAGATCCCCTGGCAGCACAACGGGCAGCTTGTCCGCGGGCTCGATTACTACACCCACAGCGTGTTCGAGTGGGTGACCGATGCGCTGGGTTCCCAGGGGACGATCTGTGCCGGTGGACGCTACGACGGTCTTGTCGAACAACTGGGCGGCCGGCCGACGCCCGGGGTCGGTTTTGCCCTGGGTCTGGAACGCGCCCTGCTGCTGCACGAACAGCGCCAGAGCATTGGCGATGAAGTAGCAGACGTTTATCTGTGCGTACTGGAGCCAGCCCAGCAGGGCTGGGCGTTCAATATCGCGCAGAAGTTGCGTGACCAGTTGCCAGCACTCAGAATTCGCGTCCACGCCGGGGGCGGCAAACTGAAGAATCAGCTGCGCCGAGCGGATGCGAGCGGGGCGAACTGGGCACTCATCGTGGGTGAGGAGGAAGCGCGCGCCGGTAAGGTCAGCGTGAAACCGCTGCGTGCTACTGCCGGTGCCGAAGTCCGAACGGATCAGCAGACCGTCGGGCTCGAAGCACTGGTGCAACTGTTATCGAATTGA
- a CDS encoding tetratricopeptide repeat protein has translation MSDYLTDEEQLAKLKGWWESNGMALIGAVVVAVAGVVGWRWYSDSTAEQIARASDLYADFLVAEGAEQQSILDTMARELPDSTYLSFAILAEAHDRVIAEDYPAAEAALRRALATNPERVVADLIRVRLGRVLQQLDRSDEALEVLGAVRSAGFRPQVAELKGDIHLARGEKRLAHEAYKAALADLPDGSQKPLLELKAADTAEADDA, from the coding sequence TTGTCGGATTATCTGACAGACGAAGAACAACTCGCCAAGTTGAAAGGCTGGTGGGAATCCAATGGCATGGCGCTGATCGGAGCGGTGGTGGTGGCCGTTGCCGGTGTGGTGGGCTGGCGCTGGTACAGTGACAGCACCGCCGAGCAGATCGCCCGGGCGTCAGACCTCTACGCTGACTTTCTGGTTGCCGAGGGCGCGGAACAGCAGTCGATTCTGGACACCATGGCCCGGGAGCTGCCCGACAGCACCTATCTGAGTTTCGCGATTCTCGCCGAGGCACACGATCGGGTGATTGCAGAGGATTATCCCGCGGCCGAGGCGGCTCTGCGCCGGGCGCTGGCCACAAATCCAGAGCGGGTGGTGGCTGATCTGATCCGGGTGCGACTCGGCCGCGTGCTGCAGCAGCTCGACCGCAGCGACGAAGCGCTCGAGGTGCTCGGTGCGGTACGCAGCGCGGGCTTCCGCCCTCAGGTGGCCGAACTCAAAGGCGATATTCATCTCGCTCGAGGCGAAAAGCGTCTCGCCCATGAAGCCTACAAGGCTGCGCTGGCCGATCTGCCGGACGGATCTCAGAAGCCGCTGCTCGAACTGAAAGCGGCGGACACGGCAGAAGCGGATGACGCGTAA
- the bamB gene encoding outer membrane protein assembly factor BamB: MTRNLGLIVMLLLLGGCSWFSWLPWVGDSEKDAEKALLKPAPLTKYEATVNVRRLWKAGVGDGLGRKYLKLQPALLADRIYAADGYGRLEAFDRFTGKRQWRVQLPDESGGGFLSGFNFIDRADPSFVSGGVGAGAGMVFLGTTDGEVIAFSAADGEERWRTRVDSEVLAPPVTGQNLVFVQTIDGSLVALEARTGAIRWELDNQVPVLTLRGTSTPVYTDGVVYAGFADGKLLAVKADKGEPAWEHRVMLPEGRSELDRMVDVDATPLIDGPLIYVVSYQGNIQGLRRSDGALLWEQKMSSFLDLDMGYGQIYVVDQDDTVIAIDRQTAEIVWSLKDLARRRLSAPVAFSNYIAVTDDEGYLHIIAQSDGRLLGRRKLDGDGVRSRMVYADGTLYALGNSGSLQALEVVIK; this comes from the coding sequence ATGACGCGTAACCTCGGACTCATCGTCATGCTGTTGCTGCTCGGCGGCTGCAGCTGGTTCTCCTGGTTGCCCTGGGTGGGGGATTCGGAGAAAGACGCGGAAAAGGCGCTGCTGAAACCTGCGCCGCTGACCAAGTATGAAGCCACGGTGAACGTCCGCCGGTTGTGGAAGGCGGGTGTCGGTGACGGCCTGGGTCGGAAATATCTGAAGCTGCAGCCGGCGTTGCTCGCAGATCGTATCTATGCGGCTGACGGCTATGGCCGGCTGGAAGCCTTCGATCGATTCACCGGCAAGCGTCAATGGCGGGTGCAGTTGCCTGATGAGTCCGGTGGCGGGTTCCTGTCGGGATTCAATTTTATCGATCGAGCCGATCCGAGCTTTGTCAGCGGCGGTGTCGGTGCCGGTGCCGGCATGGTGTTTCTGGGTACTACCGATGGTGAGGTGATCGCCTTCTCCGCAGCGGATGGTGAAGAACGCTGGCGCACCCGTGTGGACAGTGAAGTACTCGCACCGCCGGTAACCGGCCAGAACCTCGTGTTTGTTCAGACCATCGATGGCAGTCTGGTCGCACTGGAAGCCCGGACCGGGGCGATCCGCTGGGAACTGGATAACCAGGTCCCGGTGCTGACCCTGCGCGGCACGTCGACCCCCGTTTACACAGACGGTGTGGTTTATGCGGGATTCGCCGACGGTAAACTGCTGGCCGTCAAGGCCGACAAAGGTGAGCCCGCCTGGGAGCACCGGGTGATGCTTCCGGAAGGGCGCTCGGAACTCGATCGCATGGTGGATGTGGATGCCACCCCGCTGATCGATGGCCCCCTCATTTACGTGGTGTCCTATCAGGGCAACATCCAGGGCCTGCGACGCTCAGACGGCGCACTGCTCTGGGAACAGAAGATGTCGAGTTTCCTCGACCTGGACATGGGTTACGGTCAGATCTATGTGGTGGATCAGGACGACACGGTGATCGCCATTGATCGCCAGACCGCCGAGATTGTCTGGAGTCTGAAGGATCTCGCCCGTCGCCGCCTGAGTGCCCCGGTGGCATTCAGCAATTACATTGCGGTGACCGACGACGAAGGCTACCTCCACATCATCGCCCAGAGCGACGGGCGGCTGCTCGGGCGCCGCAAGCTCGATGGCGATGGGGTTCGCTCCCGGATGGTGTACGCCGACGGCACGCTCTACGCCCTGGGCAACTCGGGCTCCCTGCAGGCGCTCGAGGTTGTGATCAAGTAG
- the der gene encoding ribosome biogenesis GTPase Der, with translation MHGSATLALVGRPNVGKSTLFNRLTRRRDALVADVPGLTRDRRYGRAELAGCTVTLIDTGGLLGDAGAITGALEAQAQMALEESDVILFLVDARDGLTVGDHEIASRLRRLDKPVVLLVNKIDAVNEALVAGEFAAVGWPMVLIAASHGRGLDDLEEAVAQELTALNRTDDFDASELPAGSGGDADPDDPDADAQDLIRVAIIGRPNVGKSTLINRLLGEERQLVFDGGGTTRDAISIPFEKGGQRYLLIDTAGVRRKGKTEGIAEKFSVVKSLQAIEEAHVVILVMDGTEGVVDQDLHLLGYAVEAGTGILVAVNKWDGLTPGDREEVNRSIDRKLNFAPWIPVMHISALHGTGVGHLLDEVQLIYRAGAFDVSTTRLTQLLEAMVEAHSPPSVRGRAVKLRFAHKAGEHPPRIRIHGNQTRSVPASYIRYLENGYREALRLVGNPVHIELKTGDNPFAGRKNELTRRQQQRRKRVISHHRKGR, from the coding sequence GTGCACGGGAGCGCCACGCTCGCCCTGGTGGGGCGCCCGAACGTGGGCAAGTCCACGCTCTTCAATCGCCTCACCCGTCGCCGTGATGCGCTGGTTGCAGATGTGCCCGGCCTGACCCGTGATCGTCGCTATGGCCGAGCCGAACTCGCCGGGTGCACCGTCACGCTCATCGACACCGGTGGCCTGCTCGGAGATGCGGGTGCCATCACCGGCGCCCTCGAAGCTCAGGCCCAGATGGCGCTGGAAGAGAGCGATGTGATTCTGTTTCTGGTCGACGCGCGGGACGGGCTGACCGTGGGGGATCACGAGATTGCCTCGCGTCTGCGACGTCTCGATAAGCCCGTTGTTTTGCTTGTCAATAAGATCGACGCGGTCAACGAGGCGCTGGTCGCCGGCGAGTTTGCCGCCGTCGGGTGGCCGATGGTGCTGATAGCTGCCAGTCATGGGCGGGGTCTCGATGATCTGGAAGAGGCTGTGGCGCAGGAGCTGACTGCCCTCAACCGGACGGATGATTTCGACGCTTCGGAACTGCCTGCAGGATCCGGCGGAGATGCTGATCCGGATGACCCGGATGCCGATGCACAGGATCTCATCCGGGTTGCCATCATCGGTCGGCCGAATGTCGGGAAATCCACTCTGATCAACCGTCTGCTCGGCGAAGAGCGACAGCTCGTGTTCGATGGCGGGGGAACCACCCGGGATGCCATATCCATCCCTTTCGAGAAAGGTGGCCAGCGGTACCTGCTCATCGATACCGCCGGTGTCCGTCGTAAGGGTAAGACCGAAGGCATTGCGGAAAAATTCTCAGTGGTGAAATCCCTGCAGGCGATCGAGGAGGCCCACGTGGTGATCCTTGTCATGGATGGCACCGAAGGCGTGGTGGACCAGGATCTGCATCTTCTGGGCTATGCGGTCGAAGCGGGCACCGGAATTCTGGTCGCGGTCAACAAGTGGGACGGGCTGACCCCTGGAGACCGGGAGGAGGTCAATCGCTCCATCGATCGCAAACTCAACTTTGCGCCCTGGATTCCCGTGATGCATATCTCTGCCCTGCACGGCACCGGCGTGGGCCATCTGCTCGATGAGGTACAGCTCATCTACCGTGCCGGTGCATTCGATGTAAGCACCACCCGGCTGACTCAGCTGCTCGAGGCCATGGTGGAAGCGCATTCACCACCGAGCGTGCGTGGTCGGGCAGTCAAGCTGCGCTTTGCGCACAAGGCGGGCGAGCATCCTCCGCGAATCCGCATTCATGGCAACCAGACCCGCTCGGTACCTGCCAGCTACATCCGTTATCTGGAAAACGGTTATCGCGAGGCCCTGCGGCTGGTCGGCAATCCGGTGCACATCGAACTGAAGACCGGCGACAATCCCTTCGCAGGCAGGAAGAACGAACTCACCCGGCGCCAGCAGCAGCGCCGCAAACGGGTCATTTCCCACCATCGGAAGGGGCGCTGA
- a CDS encoding peptidoglycan DD-metalloendopeptidase family protein: protein MIALHRTLRFLQQITILLAGFTSAETALADSVPGGIHLQPLQPDTAAVRYQNRPVLIVNGVAFVGIPLSAAPGTHKLRIERRDGSTEIRHFEVQDRQYTEQHLTIENQRMVDPHPEDLERIRSESALMSAQYLRFTPSPAQLTPFLQPVAGPLSSSFGRRRVLNGQPRNPHSGLDIAADTGTPILAPAPGTVSLTGDFYFNGNSVFLDHGGGLITMYCHLSAIEVADGQTVARGNRLGRVGATGRVTGPHLHWSVSLNGNRVDPVLFMSLFAETPAPRGPEGNLETAPLSAPSDGGK from the coding sequence ATGATTGCCCTGCACCGGACACTCAGATTCCTGCAGCAGATCACCATACTGCTGGCCGGATTCACCTCGGCCGAAACAGCACTGGCCGACAGCGTACCGGGCGGTATTCATCTGCAGCCGCTGCAGCCGGACACCGCAGCTGTGCGCTATCAGAACCGGCCGGTGCTGATCGTCAATGGTGTGGCTTTTGTCGGCATTCCACTGAGCGCTGCACCGGGCACCCACAAACTGAGAATCGAACGCCGGGATGGCAGCACCGAGATCCGGCATTTCGAAGTGCAGGACAGGCAGTACACGGAACAGCACCTGACCATCGAGAATCAGCGGATGGTCGATCCTCACCCGGAGGATCTCGAACGCATCCGCAGTGAAAGCGCGCTGATGAGTGCCCAGTATCTGCGCTTCACGCCCTCACCGGCGCAGCTCACACCTTTTCTGCAGCCCGTTGCCGGTCCACTGTCGAGTTCCTTCGGGCGTCGCCGGGTGCTCAATGGCCAGCCGCGCAACCCACACAGCGGTCTCGATATTGCTGCGGACACCGGCACGCCCATTCTCGCCCCTGCACCCGGGACCGTCTCTCTGACCGGAGACTTCTACTTCAACGGCAACAGCGTGTTTCTTGACCACGGCGGCGGCCTGATCACCATGTACTGTCACCTCAGTGCAATCGAAGTCGCCGATGGACAGACCGTGGCACGGGGAAATCGACTGGGCCGTGTCGGTGCGACAGGGCGGGTGACGGGACCGCATCTGCACTGGTCTGTGAGCCTCAACGGCAATCGGGTGGACCCGGTGCTGTTCATGTCACTGTTTGCAGAGACACCTGCACCCCGGGGCCCGGAGGGGAACCTGGAAACCGCGCCGCTCAGCGCCCCTTCCGATGGTGGGAAATGA
- the xseA gene encoding exodeoxyribonuclease VII large subunit has protein sequence MSVQEMLDKLLAQADATDVFTVSQLTRQARVLLEERLGEVRVEGELSNFRQPGSGHWYFTLKDDSAQIRCAMFAGRNRHVRIPVRDGLQVLVRGRVSLYEPRGDFQLIADQLEPAGEGALRAAFEALKARLAEAGLFDDSRKRALPRWPRHLTIISSRSGAALRDVLHVIERRFPALPVTLIPVAVQGDAAEAQVIAALKRAGDLDTDVVLLTRGGGSLEDLWTFNLESVARAIAACAHPVVSAIGHQTDFTIADFVADQRAPTPSAGAEILTPSREEIAAVLRQRALGLGRALHQELRYRAQLLAHQRARLIDPRQRLQALMQRSDDLEGRLQRAWLHQQRHLTRRLDSAHHALSVLQPARQIASLQQSLGGLLRTLNTSMTRSLQRQQLQLAGRARALQAVSPLQTLDRGYAVLTRPNRQPVTSVKGIAAGDQLQAYLTDGTLAVEVRATEPGGRLLAPLTAQETPDS, from the coding sequence ATGTCTGTACAGGAAATGCTCGATAAATTACTCGCGCAAGCCGATGCCACGGACGTTTTTACCGTCAGTCAGCTCACCCGCCAGGCCCGGGTACTGCTCGAAGAACGTCTCGGTGAGGTGCGGGTGGAGGGCGAGCTGTCGAATTTCCGGCAACCGGGTTCCGGTCACTGGTATTTCACTCTCAAGGACGATTCAGCCCAGATCCGCTGCGCCATGTTCGCCGGCCGCAATCGCCATGTGCGTATCCCGGTGCGGGACGGTCTGCAGGTACTGGTACGGGGCCGGGTGTCCCTCTACGAACCCCGCGGCGACTTCCAGCTCATCGCAGATCAGCTGGAGCCCGCCGGCGAAGGTGCACTGCGGGCGGCGTTCGAAGCCCTGAAGGCCCGACTGGCCGAAGCCGGCCTGTTTGATGATTCGCGTAAACGTGCCCTGCCCCGCTGGCCGCGCCATCTGACGATCATTTCTTCCCGCAGTGGCGCCGCCCTGCGCGACGTGCTCCATGTGATCGAGCGGCGTTTCCCAGCCCTGCCGGTCACCCTGATCCCGGTCGCAGTGCAGGGGGACGCTGCTGAGGCGCAGGTCATCGCCGCCCTGAAGCGTGCCGGTGACCTGGATACGGATGTGGTGCTGCTGACCCGGGGTGGCGGATCACTCGAAGATCTTTGGACGTTCAACCTGGAATCGGTGGCCCGGGCCATCGCCGCCTGCGCCCACCCGGTGGTCTCCGCCATCGGTCATCAGACGGATTTCACAATCGCGGACTTCGTGGCCGACCAGCGCGCGCCCACACCCTCCGCCGGTGCCGAAATTCTCACACCCAGCCGCGAGGAAATTGCCGCTGTGCTGCGCCAGCGCGCCCTGGGTCTGGGGCGCGCGCTGCACCAGGAGTTGCGCTACCGGGCCCAGCTGCTCGCACATCAGCGGGCGCGTCTGATCGATCCACGGCAGCGATTGCAGGCACTGATGCAGCGCTCCGACGATCTCGAAGGTCGACTGCAGCGGGCCTGGCTGCATCAGCAGCGACACCTCACCCGCCGCCTCGACAGCGCCCACCACGCCCTGTCTGTGCTGCAGCCGGCCAGGCAGATCGCCAGTCTGCAGCAGAGCCTCGGCGGGCTACTCCGGACTTTGAACACATCGATGACACGCAGCCTTCAGCGCCAGCAACTGCAGCTGGCCGGGCGAGCCCGCGCACTCCAGGCAGTCAGCCCGCTGCAGACTCTGGATCGGGGCTATGCCGTGCTGACCCGGCCGAACCGACAACCGGTTACCAGTGTCAAAGGCATCGCAGCGGGCGATCAACTCCAGGCGTACCTGACCGACGGCACACTTGCGGTGGAAGTCCGCGCCACGGAACCGGGTGGTCGACTGCTGGCACCTTTAACCGCACAGGAAACACCAGACTCATGA
- the guaB gene encoding IMP dehydrogenase — MLRIVDDALTFDDVLLLPAFSNVLPSEVSLETRLTRDIRLNIPLMSSAMDTVTEARLAIAIAQEGGIGVVHKNMSIERQAREVRAVKKHESGIIRDPITIHPDETVAKLIELTLEHKISGVPVVDGNALVGIITGRDVRFQRRMDAKVREVMTPRDKLVTAREDASFDEITDLLHEHRIEKVLLINSAFELRGMVTVKDINKAKAYPAACKDGQGQLRVGASVGTSADTDDRVAALVEAGVDVLVVDTAHGHSQRVLDRISWIKQRFPDLSVIGGNVATRDGAKALLAAGVDAVKVGIGPGSICTTRLVTGIGVPQVTAIAAAAEAAHAEGVPVIADGGVRYSGDIAKAIAAGASVVMVGSLLAGTDEAPGEVELYQGRTYKSYRGMGSLGAMAESYGSSDRYFQEAEGDHRKLVPEGVEGRVAYRGPVGPIVHQLMGGLRASMGYTGCADIEILRTQPKFVRVSAASMAESHVHDVAITKEAPNYPVS, encoded by the coding sequence ATGTTGCGTATCGTTGATGACGCGCTGACCTTCGACGACGTTCTTCTGCTTCCTGCCTTCTCCAATGTCCTGCCCTCCGAAGTCTCCCTGGAGACCCGGCTCACCCGCGACATCCGTCTGAACATTCCGCTGATGTCGTCTGCAATGGACACGGTCACCGAAGCGCGGCTGGCGATCGCCATTGCCCAGGAAGGTGGCATCGGTGTAGTGCACAAGAACATGTCGATCGAACGCCAGGCGCGGGAAGTGCGGGCGGTGAAGAAACACGAAAGCGGCATCATCCGCGATCCGATCACCATTCATCCCGATGAAACCGTCGCCAAGCTGATCGAGCTCACACTCGAACACAAGATCTCCGGCGTGCCGGTGGTCGATGGCAACGCCCTGGTGGGTATCATCACCGGCCGCGATGTGCGCTTTCAGCGCCGCATGGATGCCAAGGTGCGGGAAGTGATGACCCCGCGGGACAAGCTGGTCACGGCCCGTGAAGACGCCAGTTTCGATGAGATCACCGATCTGCTGCATGAACATCGAATCGAGAAGGTTCTGCTCATCAATTCGGCCTTCGAGTTACGCGGCATGGTGACGGTAAAAGACATCAACAAGGCCAAAGCCTACCCGGCTGCCTGCAAAGACGGTCAGGGTCAGCTCAGAGTCGGTGCCAGTGTCGGCACCAGCGCAGACACGGACGACCGGGTTGCCGCACTGGTGGAAGCCGGCGTCGACGTGCTGGTGGTGGACACCGCCCACGGCCACTCACAGCGGGTGCTCGACCGCATCAGCTGGATCAAACAGCGTTTTCCCGATCTGTCGGTGATCGGCGGCAATGTGGCCACCCGGGATGGCGCCAAGGCACTGCTCGCCGCGGGTGTGGATGCGGTGAAAGTCGGCATCGGTCCCGGCTCTATCTGTACGACACGCCTCGTCACCGGAATCGGTGTCCCCCAGGTCACCGCAATTGCCGCAGCAGCGGAGGCGGCCCATGCGGAGGGTGTGCCGGTAATCGCAGACGGTGGTGTGCGCTACTCGGGCGATATTGCCAAGGCCATCGCGGCGGGTGCCAGTGTGGTGATGGTAGGCAGTCTGCTCGCCGGCACCGACGAAGCACCCGGTGAGGTCGAGCTCTATCAGGGACGCACCTACAAGTCGTATCGGGGCATGGGTTCGCTGGGTGCGATGGCCGAGTCCTATGGATCGAGTGACCGTTACTTTCAGGAAGCCGAAGGCGATCATCGCAAGCTGGTGCCGGAAGGTGTGGAAGGCCGGGTCGCCTATCGCGGACCGGTGGGCCCCATCGTGCATCAGCTGATGGGCGGACTGCGGGCCTCCATGGGTTACACGGGTTGCGCTGACATCGAGATCCTGCGTACCCAGCCCAAATTCGTGCGGGTCAGTGCGGCCAGCATGGCGGAGAGCCACGTGCACGATGTCGCGATTACCAAAGAAGCCCCCAATTATCCGGTGAGCTAG
- the guaA gene encoding glutamine-hydrolyzing GMP synthase, whose amino-acid sequence MSMDIHDQRLLIVDFGAQYTQLIARRIRESGVYCEIHPFDAPAEFIREFAPRGVILSGGPETVTAAHTPRIPDVVFELGVPVLGICYGMQALAQQLGGVVASSAVQEFGHAVIDIDESSQLLHIVNDHAGGRLPVWMSHGDKVIELPPGFRVTASTPSAPIAAMECAERAIYAVQFHPEVTHTRQGDLILRHFARDICRCDGLWTAANIVESLIAQVRETVGDEKVVLGLSGGVDSSVVAALLSRAIGDQLTCVFVDNGLLRKNERAEVEATFAPSNALAINLVTVPAADEFMVRLSGVADPEQKRKIIGNTFIDIFDREAHRIQDVAWLAQGTIYPDVIESAASKFGKAHVIKSHHNVGGLPERMKLKLVEPLRELFKDEVRKIGMHLGLPKEMVYRHPFPGPGLGVRILGAVSSTQADVLREADAIFLEELRAAGWYDKVSQAFAVYLPVKSVGVVGDARRYADVIALRAVETIDFMTARWAHLPYELIERVSNRIINEISGVSRVVYDVSSKPPATIEWE is encoded by the coding sequence GTGTCTATGGATATACACGATCAGCGTCTGCTGATCGTCGATTTTGGCGCTCAGTACACCCAGCTGATTGCCCGCAGAATCCGCGAAAGCGGCGTGTACTGCGAGATTCATCCCTTCGATGCGCCCGCGGAATTCATCCGTGAGTTCGCACCCCGGGGTGTCATTCTCTCCGGCGGTCCGGAGACGGTGACAGCCGCACACACCCCGCGCATTCCCGATGTGGTATTCGAACTCGGCGTGCCCGTGCTCGGGATCTGCTATGGCATGCAGGCGCTCGCCCAGCAGCTCGGCGGGGTGGTAGCGTCGTCCGCCGTGCAGGAGTTCGGTCACGCGGTGATCGATATCGATGAGAGCAGCCAGCTTCTGCACATCGTCAATGACCACGCCGGTGGGCGCCTGCCGGTGTGGATGAGCCACGGCGATAAGGTGATCGAACTGCCGCCAGGCTTCAGAGTCACAGCGTCGACTCCCTCGGCACCGATTGCTGCGATGGAATGTGCCGAGCGTGCCATTTATGCGGTGCAGTTTCACCCGGAAGTCACCCACACCCGGCAGGGGGATCTGATCCTGAGGCACTTCGCCCGGGATATCTGCCGCTGCGACGGTCTCTGGACCGCGGCGAATATCGTGGAGAGCCTCATTGCCCAGGTGCGCGAAACCGTGGGTGACGAGAAAGTGGTGCTGGGTCTGTCCGGTGGCGTGGATTCCAGTGTGGTGGCGGCCCTGCTGTCCCGTGCCATTGGCGATCAGCTCACCTGCGTGTTCGTGGACAACGGTCTGCTGCGCAAGAACGAACGGGCAGAAGTGGAAGCGACCTTTGCACCCAGCAATGCCCTGGCGATCAATCTGGTGACCGTCCCCGCTGCCGATGAATTCATGGTGCGTCTGAGCGGTGTCGCCGATCCGGAGCAGAAGCGCAAGATCATCGGTAACACCTTCATCGACATCTTCGACCGGGAGGCGCACCGGATTCAGGATGTCGCCTGGCTCGCCCAGGGCACCATCTATCCGGATGTGATCGAATCGGCGGCTTCGAAATTCGGCAAGGCCCATGTGATCAAGTCGCATCACAACGTCGGCGGTCTGCCGGAGCGCATGAAACTGAAACTGGTGGAACCGCTGCGCGAGCTGTTCAAGGACGAAGTGCGCAAGATCGGCATGCACCTCGGTCTGCCGAAAGAGATGGTTTATCGACATCCGTTTCCAGGGCCGGGTCTGGGTGTACGAATCCTGGGCGCAGTGTCCTCGACCCAGGCCGATGTGCTGCGCGAAGCGGATGCGATTTTCCTCGAAGAACTGCGCGCCGCGGGCTGGTACGACAAGGTGAGTCAGGCTTTTGCCGTGTATCTCCCGGTAAAGTCGGTCGGTGTCGTGGGTGATGCGCGGCGCTATGCGGACGTGATCGCACTGCGCGCGGTGGAGACCATCGATTTCATGACCGCCCGCTGGGCCCATCTGCCCTACGAGCTGATCGAACGGGTATCGAACCGGATCATCAATGAAATCTCCGGTGTCTCCCGCGTCGTCTATGACGTCTCGAGCAAGCCGCCGGCAACCATCGAGTGGGAGTGA
- the tadA gene encoding tRNA adenosine(34) deaminase TadA yields MTAVSPMREEVKHETTAARDERFMAAALVQADAAAALGEVPVGAVLVADGVIIGRGCNQPIRAHDPTGHAEIFALREAALARSNYRLTGTTLYVTIEPCTMCAGALVHARIDRLVFGAREPKAGAIVSHPGWFTGMNHRISVTEGVLGDECARRMKDFFEDRRSR; encoded by the coding sequence GTGACAGCCGTATCTCCGATGCGGGAAGAGGTCAAACACGAGACAACCGCCGCCCGGGACGAGCGCTTCATGGCAGCTGCGCTGGTCCAGGCGGATGCCGCCGCCGCGCTGGGCGAAGTGCCCGTCGGCGCGGTGCTGGTCGCCGATGGTGTGATCATAGGTCGCGGCTGCAACCAGCCGATCCGCGCCCACGATCCCACGGGTCACGCCGAGATATTCGCGCTGCGCGAGGCAGCACTGGCCCGGTCCAACTACCGCCTGACCGGCACGACCCTCTATGTGACTATCGAACCCTGCACCATGTGTGCGGGTGCGCTGGTTCACGCGCGCATTGACCGGCTGGTGTTTGGTGCGAGGGAGCCGAAAGCGGGCGCCATCGTCAGCCATCCGGGCTGGTTTACCGGGATGAATCATCGCATCAGTGTGACCGAAGGTGTGCTGGGCGATGAGTGCGCGCGGCGAATGAAGGATTTTTTCGAGGACCGACGCTCACGATGA